One window from the genome of [Mycobacterium] stephanolepidis encodes:
- a CDS encoding replication initiator, whose amino-acid sequence MTTRSGAGNPAVVLPGIPATIDPRPVIAQMLRRASSMGFEAWWQRAQSVGYCAHPIQLVGTDQYGREKIVWARCNNRRASVCPSCSDLYARDTWHLVHAGCAGGHHDIPATVSSHPQVFATLTAPSFGPVHASTASLCRDHRRVGEFRRCPHGKPLWCSKNHDHGDKAVGQPLCADCYDYLGHVLFTWHLPELWRRFTITLRRNLAKHLKNQGISPSSVRVSFVKVVEMQARAIPHVHALIRLDPTDAETATAGDRKAHGPAATRGGGERRHDTGHLWESPITAAELAALIQQSARTVTLDIPDPRADNDTEAPTVNVRFGTQIDTQPITSESAVDQHDSPENSIAAGRLSPRRVAGYLAKYVTKSLQELGISARRLSGEAIADLDVTEHVRAVLTAVDHLAGQAHHLGVEGLIGIGRWLHTLGYRGHITTKSRRYSTTLGTLRARRAAWTRQQNVPVSEGRQQVNGKPLLAREDVESETDWDVCWQFDRAGHTSLGDRVLVISAAYRHIETRRIGLTEYRAAIREGG is encoded by the coding sequence GTGACAACCCGCAGCGGTGCAGGGAACCCGGCAGTGGTCTTGCCGGGTATCCCCGCCACCATCGACCCACGGCCCGTCATCGCTCAAATGTTGCGCCGCGCTAGCTCCATGGGATTCGAGGCGTGGTGGCAGCGCGCCCAATCAGTCGGATACTGTGCACACCCCATCCAGCTTGTCGGCACCGACCAATACGGGCGGGAAAAGATCGTGTGGGCGCGGTGCAATAACCGCCGAGCGTCGGTGTGTCCGTCCTGTTCGGATTTGTATGCCCGCGACACCTGGCACCTCGTGCACGCCGGATGCGCAGGAGGCCACCACGACATCCCGGCCACCGTGAGCAGTCACCCGCAGGTGTTCGCGACACTCACCGCGCCCAGCTTCGGCCCCGTGCACGCCAGCACGGCCAGTCTGTGTCGGGACCATCGTCGGGTCGGGGAGTTCCGGCGCTGCCCACACGGAAAACCCCTGTGGTGCAGCAAGAACCACGACCACGGCGACAAGGCAGTCGGTCAGCCACTATGTGCCGACTGCTACGACTACCTCGGGCACGTGCTGTTCACCTGGCACCTGCCCGAACTATGGCGACGCTTCACCATCACCCTCCGACGCAACCTTGCCAAGCACCTGAAAAATCAAGGCATTTCGCCTAGTTCGGTGAGGGTCAGCTTCGTGAAAGTCGTGGAGATGCAGGCCCGCGCCATCCCGCACGTCCACGCCCTCATCCGCCTCGACCCCACAGACGCCGAGACCGCGACGGCGGGTGACCGCAAAGCCCACGGCCCCGCCGCCACTCGTGGTGGTGGGGAGCGCCGTCACGACACCGGCCATCTCTGGGAGTCGCCGATCACTGCCGCTGAACTGGCAGCACTCATCCAACAATCAGCACGCACCGTCACCCTGGACATTCCCGACCCGCGCGCCGACAACGATACAGAGGCCCCAACGGTAAACGTACGATTCGGTACTCAGATCGACACGCAACCAATCACCTCTGAAAGCGCTGTGGATCAACATGATTCACCGGAAAACAGTATCGCCGCCGGGCGGTTGTCGCCTCGTCGGGTTGCGGGATACCTCGCAAAGTACGTCACCAAATCCTTACAAGAACTCGGCATCAGCGCCCGCAGACTCTCGGGCGAAGCCATCGCCGACCTTGACGTGACCGAACACGTACGGGCTGTCCTGACCGCCGTCGATCACCTCGCGGGCCAAGCCCACCACCTAGGGGTCGAGGGACTAATCGGAATCGGACGTTGGCTGCATACCCTTGGCTACCGAGGACACATCACCACAAAATCTCGCCGCTACTCAACTACCCTCGGCACGCTCCGTGCCCGCCGCGCCGCATGGACCCGCCAACAAAACGTGCCAGTCTCCGAGGGGCGCCAGCAGGTCAATGGCAAGCCATTGCTAGCGCGTGAAGACGTTGAATCTGAGACTGATTGGGACGTGTGTTGGCAGTTCGACCGCGCTGGACACACCAGCCTCGGTGACCGGGTTCTCGTTATCAGCGCCGCATACCGCCACATCGAAACTCGACGTATAGGGCTCACCGAATACCGTGCCGCTATACGGGAGGGTGGCTGA
- a CDS encoding recombinase family protein, with protein sequence MSLRFAFYGRVSTEDAQDPEASRGWQRRRALDLITPHGGVIAVEYFDVGQSRSLPWKRRPEASRLLADVASVDRSFDAVVIGEPARAFYGPQFALTFPVLTHYGVGLWVPEVGGAVDPGSEAHDLVMTLFGGMSKSERARIQMRVRTAMSALAQDTTRYLGGRPPYGYKLVDAGPHPNPAKANLGQRLRRLEPDPVTAPTVERIYRMYADGAGLRYIAQQLTDDAVPSPSQYDPARNSHRDPRGWAHSAIRAMLDNPAYTGVRVWGKQEKYEVLVSPDDVGAGYETRMRWRDQAEWIAPDRRTHEALISDDLAQAVRLRTQARRGPSLVCRRESTAPYALRGLLFCAACGRRMQGAARAGKQTTRILYRCELGKSRSAPAELADHPRTVYLREDAVTSRLDQWIATLADPEDLARGQQVDPKTNAGYATLQRQLSEVNSKIAALVTAVESGVAVEDLTAALRRRTAERDELKARIEQAERPSVMSAAQIGELVAELGGLAAVLGEATGAERAEVYASLGLRLDYDPHGQRVTATADLSRVAGRVRGGT encoded by the coding sequence GTGAGCCTGAGATTCGCCTTTTATGGCCGGGTGAGCACGGAGGACGCTCAGGACCCGGAAGCGAGCCGCGGTTGGCAGCGGCGTCGTGCCTTGGATCTGATCACCCCACATGGCGGCGTTATCGCCGTTGAATATTTCGATGTGGGGCAGAGCCGTTCCTTGCCATGGAAGCGGAGGCCAGAGGCATCACGTCTCCTTGCTGATGTCGCGTCTGTTGACCGTAGCTTTGATGCTGTAGTGATCGGGGAGCCCGCTCGTGCGTTCTACGGACCGCAGTTCGCGCTTACTTTCCCTGTGCTCACCCACTACGGTGTCGGCCTGTGGGTTCCCGAGGTAGGCGGTGCTGTCGATCCCGGCTCCGAGGCGCATGACCTTGTGATGACGTTGTTCGGCGGCATGAGTAAGAGCGAGCGCGCTCGAATTCAGATGCGTGTCCGCACAGCCATGTCCGCACTTGCTCAGGACACCACCAGGTATCTCGGTGGTCGCCCGCCCTACGGTTACAAGCTCGTAGACGCTGGACCGCACCCGAATCCGGCCAAGGCAAATCTCGGTCAGCGACTTCGCCGACTTGAACCAGACCCCGTGACGGCACCGACAGTCGAGCGGATCTACCGCATGTACGCGGACGGTGCTGGCCTCCGATACATCGCGCAGCAGCTTACGGATGATGCTGTGCCCTCACCGAGCCAATACGACCCGGCACGGAATAGTCATCGTGACCCGCGTGGGTGGGCGCATTCAGCAATCCGCGCAATGCTCGACAACCCCGCATACACGGGTGTCCGAGTTTGGGGCAAGCAAGAAAAGTACGAGGTCTTGGTCAGCCCCGACGATGTCGGTGCCGGGTACGAGACCAGGATGCGGTGGCGCGATCAGGCTGAGTGGATTGCACCAGATCGCCGAACTCATGAAGCGCTGATCTCGGACGATTTGGCTCAGGCTGTTCGTCTTCGTACACAGGCGCGCCGTGGTCCTAGCCTTGTGTGCAGGCGAGAATCGACCGCGCCGTACGCGCTTCGCGGGCTGCTGTTCTGTGCTGCATGTGGGCGGCGGATGCAGGGTGCCGCCCGTGCTGGAAAGCAAACAACCCGAATCCTCTACCGCTGTGAGCTGGGTAAGTCGCGTTCCGCGCCCGCGGAACTCGCTGATCACCCGCGTACGGTCTATCTCCGGGAAGACGCGGTGACATCTCGGCTGGACCAATGGATCGCCACCCTTGCGGACCCGGAAGACTTGGCACGTGGGCAGCAAGTCGACCCGAAAACAAATGCCGGCTACGCGACGTTGCAGCGCCAGCTCAGCGAGGTGAACAGCAAGATTGCTGCTCTCGTCACCGCAGTGGAATCCGGTGTCGCCGTTGAAGACCTGACTGCCGCTTTGCGTCGCCGTACCGCCGAGCGTGACGAACTGAAGGCCCGTATTGAGCAAGCCGAGCGACCAAGCGTCATGTCAGCCGCACAGATCGGCGAGCTGGTCGCGGAGCTGGGTGGGTTGGCAGCAGTACTTGGCGAGGCAACTGGGGCAGAACGCGCCGAGGTATACGCAAGCCTGGGCCTGCGTCTCGATTACGACCCGCATGGTCAGCGGGTCACGGCGACTGCCGACCTGAGTCGTGTCGCCGGACGTGTCCGAGGGGGGACTTGA
- a CDS encoding M20/M25/M40 family metallo-hydrolase, with protein sequence MKPAPEDEVVELVSTLIRFDTSNTGELETTKGEAECARWIQQQLEEVGYTCEYVEAGAPGRGNLFARLAGADRGRGALLIHGHLDVVPAEAADWSVHPFSGAVTDGYVWGRGAVDMKDMVGMMVAIARDFKRSGTVPPRDLVWAFVSDEENGGKWGSQWLVDNRPDLFEGVTEAIGEVGGFSLTVPRKEGGERRLYLLETAEKGIAWMRLTAKARAGHGSMVHEDNAVTAVAEAVAKLGRHRFPLVLTEAVTQFLAAVAEETGYDFDPDSPDLEGTVAKLGSIGKIVGATLRDTANPTMLKAGYKANVIPATAEAVIDCRVLPGRLEAFEREVDEIIGPDVEREWVQLLPAYETTFDGDLVDAMNAAVLAFDPEARTVPYMLSGGTDAKAFARLGIRCFGFAPLKLPPELDFASLFHGVDERVPVDALTFGTKVLQHFLLNH encoded by the coding sequence GTGAAACCGGCGCCCGAGGATGAGGTCGTCGAACTGGTCAGCACGCTGATCCGTTTCGACACCTCAAACACCGGAGAGCTGGAAACCACCAAGGGCGAGGCCGAATGCGCGCGGTGGATCCAGCAGCAGCTGGAAGAGGTCGGATACACCTGTGAGTACGTCGAGGCGGGTGCGCCCGGCCGTGGAAACCTCTTCGCGCGGCTGGCCGGGGCCGACAGGGGGCGCGGCGCTCTGCTCATCCACGGTCATTTGGACGTGGTTCCGGCCGAGGCTGCCGATTGGAGCGTGCACCCGTTCTCCGGCGCGGTGACCGACGGCTACGTGTGGGGACGCGGCGCCGTCGACATGAAGGACATGGTCGGCATGATGGTGGCCATCGCCCGCGACTTCAAACGATCCGGGACGGTTCCGCCGCGCGACCTGGTGTGGGCCTTCGTCTCGGATGAGGAGAACGGTGGCAAGTGGGGCTCTCAGTGGCTCGTCGACAACCGCCCCGACCTGTTCGAGGGTGTCACCGAGGCCATTGGAGAGGTGGGCGGCTTCTCGCTCACCGTGCCACGCAAGGAAGGTGGTGAGCGGCGCCTGTACCTGCTGGAGACGGCGGAGAAGGGCATCGCGTGGATGAGGTTGACCGCCAAGGCGCGGGCCGGCCACGGCTCCATGGTGCATGAGGACAACGCCGTTACGGCGGTCGCCGAAGCCGTCGCCAAGCTTGGTCGGCATCGGTTCCCGCTGGTGTTGACCGAAGCGGTCACTCAGTTCCTTGCCGCGGTCGCCGAGGAGACCGGTTACGACTTCGACCCGGACTCACCGGATCTGGAGGGCACCGTCGCCAAGTTGGGCTCGATCGGCAAGATTGTCGGTGCGACCCTGCGTGATACCGCCAACCCGACCATGCTCAAGGCCGGATACAAGGCCAATGTCATTCCGGCAACCGCCGAGGCCGTCATCGATTGCCGGGTGCTGCCCGGACGGTTGGAGGCCTTCGAGCGCGAGGTCGACGAGATCATCGGGCCCGACGTCGAACGCGAATGGGTGCAGTTACTCCCCGCCTACGAGACAACGTTCGACGGCGACCTTGTCGATGCGATGAATGCCGCGGTGCTCGCATTCGATCCCGAGGCTCGCACCGTGCCGTACATGCTTTCCGGTGGAACTGATGCAAAGGCGTTCGCCCGGTTAGGTATTCGATGCTTCGGATTCGCGCCGCTGAAGCTGCCGCCCGAACTGGATTTCGCGTCGTTGTTCCATGGCGTCGACGAGCGCGTGCCGGTCGACGCATTGACTTTCGGTACCAAGGTTCTTCAGCACTTCCTGCTCAACCACTGA
- a CDS encoding YbhB/YbcL family Raf kinase inhibitor-like protein — protein MASPYDSLPQLPTFTLTSASVTDGQPLGIEQVSGIMGAGGQDVSPELSWSGFPEETQSFAVTVYDPDAPTGSGFWHWAVANLPATTTQLPAGVGNGSDLPGDAITLANDASLKRYIGAAPPAGHGPHRYYIAVHAVGVPKLELPESATPAYLGFNLFGHAIARAVIHGTYEQH, from the coding sequence ATGGCCTCTCCCTACGACTCCTTGCCGCAGCTGCCGACCTTCACCCTGACATCTGCCAGCGTCACCGACGGACAGCCGCTCGGCATCGAGCAGGTGAGCGGAATCATGGGTGCTGGGGGACAGGACGTCTCGCCCGAGCTGAGCTGGTCCGGATTCCCCGAGGAAACGCAGAGCTTCGCCGTCACGGTGTATGACCCCGACGCGCCGACCGGGTCGGGCTTTTGGCACTGGGCGGTGGCGAACCTGCCTGCCACGACCACGCAGCTGCCCGCAGGAGTGGGCAACGGAAGCGACTTGCCGGGGGATGCGATCACGTTGGCCAATGACGCGAGCCTCAAGCGGTACATCGGGGCGGCACCGCCCGCCGGCCATGGACCGCATCGGTATTACATCGCCGTGCACGCTGTGGGCGTGCCGAAGCTGGAGCTGCCGGAGAGCGCCACCCCGGCGTATCTGGGCTTCAACCTGTTTGGGCATGCGATCGCCCGCGCCGTCATTCACGGCACCTACGAGCAGCACTAG
- a CDS encoding quinone-dependent dihydroorotate dehydrogenase, with protein sequence MLYAILLRLFFVVPPERVHTLVFASLRAAAAFPPTRRLMNRLCAPSDPILASEVFGVHFPAPLGLAAGFDKDGEGLKVWGPLGFGYAEVGTVTAIAQPGNPKPRLFRLAADRGLLNRMGFNNHGAAALAPRLAMRKASVPIGANIGKSKIVEAAFASSDYRVSARLVGPAADFLVVNVSSPNTPGLRDLQAIGELRKILSAVLEETTAPVLVKIAPDLSDPDIDEIADLAAELGLAGIVATNTTISRAGLKTPDVEGLGAGGVSGPPVATRSLEVLRRLHRRVGDRLVLISVGGIEDADDAWARITAGASLLQGYTGFIYRGGFYAKRIHDGIAQHLRDGGFGSLHEAVGSAS encoded by the coding sequence ATGCTGTACGCCATCCTGTTGCGGCTGTTTTTCGTGGTGCCGCCCGAACGTGTACATACCCTGGTGTTCGCATCGTTGCGTGCCGCTGCCGCCTTCCCTCCGACGCGCCGGCTGATGAATCGCCTGTGCGCCCCGTCCGATCCCATCCTGGCCAGCGAGGTGTTCGGGGTGCACTTCCCCGCACCGTTGGGTTTGGCCGCGGGATTCGACAAGGACGGCGAGGGCCTGAAGGTGTGGGGTCCGCTCGGCTTCGGCTACGCCGAGGTGGGCACGGTGACCGCGATCGCCCAACCGGGCAATCCGAAGCCCCGGCTGTTCCGGCTCGCCGCCGACCGTGGCCTGCTCAACCGGATGGGCTTCAACAACCACGGTGCGGCAGCACTCGCGCCCCGGTTGGCGATGCGAAAGGCCTCGGTGCCCATCGGCGCCAACATCGGCAAATCGAAGATCGTGGAGGCCGCCTTCGCATCCTCGGACTACCGGGTCAGCGCGCGATTGGTGGGGCCCGCCGCCGACTTCCTGGTGGTCAACGTGAGCTCCCCCAACACCCCTGGGCTACGCGACCTTCAAGCCATCGGCGAGCTGCGCAAGATCCTTTCCGCGGTCCTGGAGGAGACCACCGCCCCGGTGCTCGTGAAGATCGCCCCCGATCTATCCGATCCCGACATCGACGAGATCGCAGATTTGGCAGCGGAACTGGGCCTGGCCGGGATCGTCGCCACCAACACCACCATCAGCCGCGCAGGCTTGAAGACGCCGGATGTCGAAGGCCTGGGCGCCGGCGGTGTTTCCGGACCACCGGTGGCCACCCGATCCCTCGAAGTGCTGCGACGGCTGCACCGACGAGTCGGAGATCGTCTGGTGCTGATCAGCGTCGGCGGCATCGAGGATGCCGACGACGCCTGGGCCCGAATCACCGCCGGGGCCTCACTGCTGCAGGGTTACACCGGTTTCATCTACCGGGGTGGCTTCTACGCCAAGCGGATTCACGACGGGATCGCCCAACACCTGCGCGACGGCGGGTTCGGCAGCCTGCACGAGGCGGTTGGCTCCGCCTCGTAG
- a CDS encoding DUF5703 family protein, with product MSRAARSSFPSGWESEPDDEYDYYPLRLPPEITRITASLRLSIQAEFGGWELTRVRLYTDGSRRVLLRRKKIRGNVVGGPFTAPVM from the coding sequence ATGAGTCGCGCCGCACGCAGCAGCTTTCCCTCGGGCTGGGAAAGCGAGCCCGATGACGAGTACGACTACTACCCGCTGCGGCTGCCCCCGGAAATCACCAGGATCACCGCGTCGCTCCGGCTCTCGATTCAGGCCGAGTTCGGCGGCTGGGAGCTGACCCGGGTGCGGCTCTATACCGATGGAAGTCGTCGAGTACTGTTGCGCCGCAAGAAGATACGCGGCAATGTGGTCGGCGGCCCGTTCACGGCCCCGGTGATGTGA
- a CDS encoding undecaprenyl-diphosphate phosphatase, protein MSWLQVIVLAVVQGLTEFLPISSSGHLAIVSRVFFSDDAGASFTAVTQLGTEAAVLLYFAKDIWRILRAWFDGLFVKAHRTFDYWMGWYVIVGTMPIGVLGLAFKDQIRSGARNLWLISASLIVFALVIAAAEYYGRQVRPTEQLTMKDAVIVGSAQALALIPGVSRSGATISAGLFLGLDRAASARFGFLLAIPAVLASGLFSLPDAFHPVTEGMSATGLQLLVATLIAFVIGYAAVAWLLRFISNHSMYWFVGYRVVVGLTVMGLLAAGVVSAS, encoded by the coding sequence ATGTCCTGGTTGCAAGTGATCGTGCTGGCGGTGGTTCAGGGACTCACCGAATTCCTGCCGATCTCATCATCTGGCCATCTGGCCATCGTGTCGCGAGTGTTCTTCAGTGACGATGCGGGCGCGTCCTTCACCGCGGTGACCCAGTTGGGCACCGAGGCGGCGGTTTTGCTCTACTTTGCCAAAGATATATGGCGCATCCTTCGTGCCTGGTTTGACGGGCTGTTCGTCAAGGCGCACAGAACCTTTGACTACTGGATGGGCTGGTACGTCATCGTAGGCACCATGCCCATCGGAGTGCTGGGCCTGGCGTTCAAGGATCAAATTCGTTCCGGTGCAAGGAATCTGTGGCTCATCTCGGCGTCGCTCATCGTCTTCGCGCTGGTCATCGCCGCCGCCGAATACTATGGGCGTCAGGTGCGCCCCACCGAGCAATTGACCATGAAGGACGCTGTGATCGTCGGCAGCGCACAGGCATTGGCGCTCATACCCGGCGTCTCCCGATCGGGCGCCACGATCAGTGCGGGACTGTTCCTGGGACTGGACCGCGCCGCGTCCGCCCGATTCGGATTCTTGCTGGCGATACCGGCGGTGCTGGCCTCCGGGCTGTTCTCGCTGCCGGACGCCTTCCATCCGGTGACCGAGGGCATGAGTGCGACGGGCCTGCAGCTGCTGGTCGCCACCCTGATCGCGTTTGTCATCGGGTACGCGGCAGTTGCCTGGTTGCTGCGCTTCATCAGTAACCACAGCATGTACTGGTTCGTCGGATATCGCGTGGTGGTGGGCCTGACGGTGATGGGTCTGCTGGCCGCCGGGGTGGTGAGCGCATCGTGA